The Actinomycetota bacterium genome contains the following window.
GGAACCAGCAGCACCGCCATGGCCAAGATGAATGAGCTGCTGTCCTTCGATGTGCTCGACACGATGCGCAGCGTCAAGAACTCCCGGATCTCCAAGTGCACGATGAACCGGAAGAGCTGCGGCTACTTCATCCAGACGATCACCGCCCCCACCTGCAAAGCTGGCAGTGTCTGCATCACTCAGCCAGCATCAATGCTGCGTCCTGGAGCCAACACCGGCGATGCCTGGGTGAACACCGCTGTCTTTGACTCAACAACTGGCGCCCGCCAGCAGATCGACGCCTTCATCTCCCCCAGTCAGGAAGCTGCCTTCCTCAAGGGCGCCAACGCCGGCATCACCGCAGCACTGATCAAGGGCGGCATCAAGGCAACAGATCCCATGTGGAGGCCGTCACTTGAGATGCCCGAGGTCTACGCCTGGATCCCCACCCCAGAAGGCATGCACCTGTACTTCAGCAAGTACAACGTTGCCCCAGGCTCATTCGGTGTCGTCGATTTCACCGTGCCTTGGACGACGATCAACGCCTGAGACATCGATCAACACCTAAGAGAACGATCACGCCCAAACCAAGCAAATTCCACTAGATTCCAGACGTGGAGCTTGATCGCCGCGGCCTGCTGATCGCCACTGCCGCCATCGGAACAGCAGTCGGCACCAACGTGCTGGCCCCAGGAGCCAGCGCCCAATCAATGCCCACCACAGCCGCAGACACATTCGCAGCTCCTTCCCCCACCTTGCTGAACCTCTTCGACTCCCCCGCCTTCAATGACGAAGCGCTGTTCGCCATGGGTGCTGCCAGTTCCCGCGCATCAGAGATCGGCGAAGTGCTCGCCATCTCCAGACGAATCAACCAGGCAACCGGCAATCCATCAGACCCAGATGCCAAGGCATTCGACGCCTACTACGACGTCTTCGGGGAGTACCACCAGCAACTGGCCAAGCAAGCACAACAGGCCAAAGACTCTGGTCACGACATCACCGCCCAGAACCGCTTCCTGCGCGCATCGATGTATGCCGCGCAGCAGCTCTTCTTCGTGCTTGGCACGACCAACGGCAGCAGAGAGCTCGAGATCTTCAAGAACAGCCAGGACCACTGGATCAAGGCAATCGAGAACTTCGACCCAAAGCCCACACGATTCCAAGTGCAGTCCAAGTTCGGAATGATCCCCGGCACCTTCTTCCCCAGTCCAAGAGGAAGCGGACGACGACCGACCGTCATCATCAGCGAAGGCAGCGATGGCCAGAACGTGGAGAGCATGCAGTTCGGCGTCACTGCCGGCCTGGCTCGCGGCTACAACGTCGTGCTCTTCGAAGGCCCTGGCCAGATGTCACTGCTGTTCCAGCGACGCATCCCCTTCACCCCCGACTGGCAGGACGTCGTTGGCCCTGTCTTGGAATGGACGAAGAACAGAAGCGATGTCGGAAAGGTCGCCCTGATCGGGATCTCCTTCGGCGGGATGCTCTGCATCCGACCCGGAGCAAGGCTGAAGGACCTCGACGCCCTCGTGCTCGAGCCTGGCGCCTACGACTTCACCACCTTGTGGACAGACCAGGAGTCAATGGCCACAGTCAAGGAGACCTACAAGGCCCCGGAGAAGGAGAAGGCAGTAGTCAAACAGGAACTCAATGAGGGATTCCTGCAAGCCTGGCCCAGCATGCCAAGAAGCGTGCAGTTCCAGATCTACAAGCGCGGTGAGATCTTCAGCCCCGAGGTGCAACGGGAGGCACGAGCCGGAAAACCCATCTCCGACTACTACCAACTCCTGGAAACAATGCTTCCGTTCAAGTATGGAAAAGACCTACGAGCAATGACGACACCCACCATGGTCCTG
Protein-coding sequences here:
- a CDS encoding RsiV family protein; this encodes MRRASILISVATTAILITAAASSTNAATPEPSPTPSASQSQGQPTSFTITKHSKKVKGFTTFTYQTGTINPISGTSSTAMAKMNELLSFDVLDTMRSVKNSRISKCTMNRKSCGYFIQTITAPTCKAGSVCITQPASMLRPGANTGDAWVNTAVFDSTTGARQQIDAFISPSQEAAFLKGANAGITAALIKGGIKATDPMWRPSLEMPEVYAWIPTPEGMHLYFSKYNVAPGSFGVVDFTVPWTTINA
- a CDS encoding alpha/beta hydrolase encodes the protein MELDRRGLLIATAAIGTAVGTNVLAPGASAQSMPTTAADTFAAPSPTLLNLFDSPAFNDEALFAMGAASSRASEIGEVLAISRRINQATGNPSDPDAKAFDAYYDVFGEYHQQLAKQAQQAKDSGHDITAQNRFLRASMYAAQQLFFVLGTTNGSRELEIFKNSQDHWIKAIENFDPKPTRFQVQSKFGMIPGTFFPSPRGSGRRPTVIISEGSDGQNVESMQFGVTAGLARGYNVVLFEGPGQMSLLFQRRIPFTPDWQDVVGPVLEWTKNRSDVGKVALIGISFGGMLCIRPGARLKDLDALVLEPGAYDFTTLWTDQESMATVKETYKAPEKEKAVVKQELNEGFLQAWPSMPRSVQFQIYKRGEIFSPEVQREARAGKPISDYYQLLETMLPFKYGKDLRAMTTPTMVLANEGDEFFGEQPDKAFAMLTNLDKNQKRLVHLTANQGASLHDQPVGPQVAEEIVFDWLDDLLA